The Lepisosteus oculatus isolate fLepOcu1 chromosome 4, fLepOcu1.hap2, whole genome shotgun sequence genome window below encodes:
- the LOC138238145 gene encoding uncharacterized protein isoform X2 has protein sequence MVRSDLERDLPLCVSLPIELLSVEEAFPFLDLTLRDLGISQSAVKEKVFWVDSTKTRVRKGPSQLREKEVLVVEARVRVQRTGDPQEQEILYSTETHTDRSYCRSCVSVLPWRHTQRGLPENSDKTVEMVVAVDTESHPNWQKTKETKGNLILN, from the exons ATGGTGCGCTCCGATCTGGAGAGGGATCTGCCCCTCTGCGTCTCCCTGCCCATCGAACTGCTGAGCGTGGAGGAGGCCTTTCCCTTCCTGGACCTGACGCTGAGGGACCTGGGGATCTCACA GTCTGCAGTAAAGGAGAAGGTGTTCTGGGTGGACAGCACGAAGACTCGGGTCCGGAAGGGCCCCAGCCAGCTGCGGGAGAAGGAGGTCCTGGTCGTGGAGGCCCGGGTCCGAGTGCAGAGGACCGGCGACCCGCAGGAGCAGGAGATCCTGTACAGCACCGAGACGCACACGGACCGCAGTTACTGCAGGAGCTGTGTGTCGGTGCTGCCCTGGAGACACACCCAGAGAG GGCTGCCAGAGAACAGTGACAAGACAGTGGAGATGGTTGTTGCTGTGGATACAGAATCACATCCAAACTGGCAGAAAACCAAAGAAACCAAAGGAAATTTGATCCTGAATTAG
- the LOC138238145 gene encoding uncharacterized protein isoform X1 — MVRSDLERDLPLCVSLPIELLSVEEAFPFLDLTLRDLGISQSAVKEKVFWVDSTKTRVRKGPSQLREKEVLVVEARVRVQRTGDPQEQEILYSTETHTDRSYCRSCVSVLPWRHTQREGLPENSDKTVEMVVAVDTESHPNWQKTKETKGNLILN; from the exons ATGGTGCGCTCCGATCTGGAGAGGGATCTGCCCCTCTGCGTCTCCCTGCCCATCGAACTGCTGAGCGTGGAGGAGGCCTTTCCCTTCCTGGACCTGACGCTGAGGGACCTGGGGATCTCACA GTCTGCAGTAAAGGAGAAGGTGTTCTGGGTGGACAGCACGAAGACTCGGGTCCGGAAGGGCCCCAGCCAGCTGCGGGAGAAGGAGGTCCTGGTCGTGGAGGCCCGGGTCCGAGTGCAGAGGACCGGCGACCCGCAGGAGCAGGAGATCCTGTACAGCACCGAGACGCACACGGACCGCAGTTACTGCAGGAGCTGTGTGTCGGTGCTGCCCTGGAGACACACCCAGAGAG AAGGGCTGCCAGAGAACAGTGACAAGACAGTGGAGATGGTTGTTGCTGTGGATACAGAATCACATCCAAACTGGCAGAAAACCAAAGAAACCAAAGGAAATTTGATCCTGAATTAG